The genomic stretch AGGACAGGATCACTTCGGCCTTGATGAAACCCACCACCAGGATGGACAGCTGCACCAGGATCACATGGCTGACGTTGGGCAAGATGTGCCGGAACATGCGCGACATGCGGCTCGCCCCGATGGCCCGCGCCGCCCGCACATAGTCGCGCACCGCGTGCTTCATGAACTCCGCGCGCACCTGGCGGTAGACGCCGGTCCACCCGGTCAAGCCCAGGATCAGCACCACGGTGAGCAGGCCGCGGCCGAACACCGCCGCGAAAGCGAAGATCAGCAAGATGCCGGGGATGGACGTGAAGACGTTGTAGACCCATTCGAGGAAGTCGCCGACACGCCCGCCCAAGAAACCGGCCAGCGCGCCCAGCAAGGTGCCGATCGCAGTGGCCACCAAAGCCGACATCACCCCGACCAGGATGGACACCTGGGCCCCCTTGATGGCTTTGGACAGCACGTCGCGGCCTAGGCGGTCGCCGCCCAGCGGCAGGGTGGCGGCACGGTCGGGCTCGGCCTCTTCGAGCCGGGCGGCACGCTCGGCCCACTCGGCATAGCGGGGTGCCAGCGGGTCGACGACCGACAGGTCGGCGAGCGGGCCGCGCGGCGGCGGCGCCACCTTGGGCGCCGGGGGCGGGCCCGCGCCGATGAAACTGGGCGGCGCATACGGCACCCCGGTCTCCCGTTGCCAG from Caldimonas brevitalea encodes the following:
- a CDS encoding ABC transporter permease, whose protein sequence is MSARSATAAAPAPARGVWRLAWQRFRQDRVGMVSLLIVLLFGLMVLMSALGLVARDWQRETGVPYAPPSFIGAGPPPAPKVAPPPRGPLADLSVVDPLAPRYAEWAERAARLEEAEPDRAATLPLGGDRLGRDVLSKAIKGAQVSILVGVMSALVATAIGTLLGALAGFLGGRVGDFLEWVYNVFTSIPGILLIFAFAAVFGRGLLTVVLILGLTGWTGVYRQVRAEFMKHAVRDYVRAARAIGASRMSRMFRHILPNVSHVILVQLSILVVGFIKAEVILSYLGLGVPVDQVSWGTLLGEAQSELILGYWWQLAAATTFMAVFVTAFSLMTDALRDALDPKLRGLE